The stretch of DNA TGACCAGGAGATCGGCGAAGAAACGGATTTAGACGGTAACGGACAGCCGGACGGACAAGGGGATAATTTCAGCGGGGTGAACACCGTTGTTAACAATATGTATGTCGCCATTGAAACATCTGAGAACATAACCTTTCTACAATCATTGAACAATCAGGACCAGAGCATTCTTGATGGAATGCCGGCCAACATGCCGTGGGGTCTGATCAATTTCAGGGTGGAAACCACTAATCCGGGAGACACCGTCCAGATAACCATCTACTTTGACGAGAAGGCGCCGAATGGTTCCGTCCTTTACAAATATGACCCGGTTGAAGGATGGATCGACTATTCCGAACATGCGGCCTTTGCGCCAAACATGAAATCCGTGATTATTGAAATTCAGGATGGCGGGTTCGGAGATTTAGACGGCGTTGCCAACGGCGTTATTGTTGACCCATGCGGTATCGGCACGAACAGTAAGGGCGGCGGCGGCGGTGGTGGCAGTTGTTTTCTGGACACCATTTCAGAAAACCCGTAGCCGACAATACTTGAGAGGTGTCGATTAGCCCAGCATGTCCGCGGACCTGTCCCTGGCCATGGCCGGATCCGTTGATTTATCCATCAACTCCTCCCCCATGCCCAGCAAGCCCTGAATCGTCAGGGCAATGTCGGATATTTTGCAGGGATCGTTGATCACCCTGCCCCCGGGAATTCCCGGCCCCTTGAAGGCCATGACGATACCTCGGGTGTCCAGGGATCCGTGCCCGCCGAGAAAACCGGTGATAGGCGGAAGGTATGAAGGCAGGGGCACCCCGAGGTTGGCGGCCAGGCCGTTGGTGATGGGCAGATGCCAGCCGTCTTTCATAAAGATCATCACGTCGGGCCGCAGGCCCCTGGCCGGATCATCGATGAATTCATGGAATAAGTAACCGAAAAAACAATGAAAACAGATAAATCAGACGGTACTGCCAGGACTATTCTGGTCTGCGCAATTATTACCGTTATAACTTTAATGGTTTACTGGCCGGCGTTGAACTGCGGGTTCGTGTTTGATGATTACCCGTATATCATCGAGAATCGTCATGTGCGTACGGGACTGACCTGGGAAAATATCAAATGGGCCTTTGGCTTTAAAGGCCTGGATCACTGGCTGCCGGTGTCGTTTGTCTCTCATATGGCGGATGTGCAACTGTTCGGCCTGAATCCCCGCGCCCATCATCTGGTCAATATCATCATCCATATACTCAACGCCCTGCTGCTTTTTTTCATGCTGCGATCCGGCACCGGCCGGACATGGCCGAGCGCGATAGCGGCCATGCTGTTTGCCCTGCATCCGATCAACGTCGACTCCGTCGCCTGGGTGGCTGAACGAAAAAATATTTTAAGCACGTTCTTCGGGCTGAGCGCCATCCTGGCCTATATCCGCTATTCCAGGGGCCGGCGTCCTGGTAATTATGCGCTGGTTCTTATTCTGTTCGCCCTCGGGATCATGTCCAAGGCGATGTTAATGACCTTGCCGTTTCTTCTGCTCTTACTGGATTACTGGCCGCTGAAAAGGTTTCGTCCGGGTGCCGTAACCGGAAATTTCAATCTGATCCTGGAAAAAATCCCGCTGATTGCAATTTCCATCGCCGCTTTTCTCATTACCTCGTTCAAATTGCAAACGCAGAAAATGTTTGTGCCGGCGGAAGTGGTATCAATGCCCCTGCGGGTTGCCAACGCCATCGTCTCGTATGCGGCCTACCTCTGGAAAATGATCTGGCCGGTGAACCTGGCGGTATATTACCCGTACCCCGAGGCGATCCCCCTCTGGAAAGTGGCGGCGGCAGGCCTTTTTGTCATATCGGTGACTGTTTTGATTGTCCGGAAAAGAAAAGAAAAACCGTATCTGGTTACCGGCTGGTTCTGGTATCTCGGGGCTCTGGTGCCTGTCCTGGGGATCAAGCAGGCGAACCTCTGGCCGGCACTGGCTGATCGCTGGGCCTATGTGCCGTTTATCGGCATCTTTATTATCGTCGCCTGGGGAAGCGTCGCGTTTTTCAGCCGCTACCGGCTTGTCAAATCAGGGTTGATCATATCAGTGACCATTTTTGCGGCCATGGGTATCGCCGCTCATGCCCAGACCAGACACTGGAAAAGCAATGTTACCCTATTTGGCCATGCCATCAACGCCACCGAAAACAATTATGTCGCCTGTAATTTTCTGGGCATGTCCCTTTTAAGGCAGGGAAACATTGATGACGCCATTAGAAACTTTGAAGCGGCCCTGGCGATTAAGCCGGATTACCCGGAGATTCGAAACGGTTTGGGAACGGCGTTATACCAGAGAGGCAGGATTGAGGAAGCCCTCGTCCATTATAAAGAAGCGGTGAGGCTGAAGCCCCGCTTTCCCGAGGCCTACAACAACCTGGGGATTGTGTTGAGAGACCAGGGCAGGCCCCGGGAAGCAGTTGAATATTTTCAAAAGGCGATTGACCAGCAACCGGATTATTCCGAAGCCTGCGATAATCTCGGCCTGGCCTGTGAAATGATGGGAAGGGTTGATGAGGCAGTTGAGGTCTACAAGAAGGCGCTGGCCATCGACAGCAATGATCCTGTGGCTCATCATAACATCGCCCTGATATTGGCCGGAAGGGGACAGACGGATGAGGCCATCGGCCATTACCGGGAGGCCTTGCGCTACAAACCCGATTCAGCCGAGATTCACAACAACCTGGGCCTGGCTTTATTCGCAAGAGGCCGGCTTGATGAGTCCCTGACTCATTTTCAGGAGGCACTTAAGCTGTATCCGGGAAATCCGGTTATTCTTTCCAACATTAACAGAGCGATTGTCGCGAAGAGTGCCGGGAAAGCCATACCGTATCATGATGACAAACCGGTCGGCCAGGCCCGATAAGTTTTTATCTGTCAACGGTCTTCTTCCGCCCCTTGCCCCCTCGACCCCTTGGACCCTGCCTGCCAATTCAATCGGCGATGCGCCTCAATTAAGGGTTGATTTTACAATTTATATTTAAATTTCCGTAGCAGGTCCTTTCGCCAGGCAATCCCCTCTTCTTTTTCAACCCCCTTGGGAGAAGACCCGTCAATGACCCCCAGGACGCCCCGGCCCTGTTCGGACTGGGCCAGAACGACTTCGACCGGGTTGGCCGTGGCACAGAAGATGGTGCATACTTCCTGGCACATTTTGATGGCGTTGAGGACATTGATGGGAAAGGCATCCTTGAGGATAATGATAAAGGTGTGGCCGGCGCCGATCTTCAGCGCGTTTTTCCCGGCCGCTTCCTTTAATGCCTCGTCATTTCCCTCCAACCGGACCAGGCAATCCCCCGAGGCTTCACAGAAACCGATGCCGAACCGGGCTCCGGGAACAGATCCGGCCATGATCTCGTACAGGTCCTCCACTGTTTTAATGAAGTGGGTTTGCCCGAAAATGATGTTGCATCCTTCCGGAATATCCAGTTGTTCCGTCTTCAGTTCCATCGTCTGGCCTCCTTATTTTAAAAACGGTTCTGCGATATCAGTCGGTCAGCCCCATTCAAAACGGCGGCACGGCGGAAGCCCCGCCATCCATCTGCCGGAGAACAATGACCGTGCGGGTGGGCAGGTACAGGCTGACAATGGCGCCTTCCGATACGTTATCCGCCGGCATGGTGAAATATTCCTGGTCCGGCGCCAGGCGTCCGTGGCCGCCATAGAGCGGGCTGTCGCTGTCAAGGATCAGCCGGTATTTCCCCGGTGACGCGGCTACCCCATAATCGACATGGGACCGGGTGGGATGAAAATTAAAAACGAACACCAGGCCGCCTCGCCGGAAAGCCAGGACCTTGTCTTCATTGTGCTCGGAAAGCAGGTACGGCCAGGGGTCGGCAAAAAGCGCAAAGGTGTTGGCCAGCGCGATCATGTCCCGATCGAACTGCTTCAGAAAACGATATTTGAGATCGGGATGATCCGAAAGCGACCACTGCCGCCGGGCATAACGGTAGGACCAGCCGTTGCCGGAACGGGGAAAATCGATCCATTCCGGATGGCCGAATTCGTTGCCCATGAAATTCAGATATCCCCGGCCGGCCGTGGCCAGGGTGATCAGACGGATCATCTTGTGCAGGGACATAGCCCGGTCGATGGTCAGATCCGTGTCGTCGACGTGCATGTGATCGTACATGGCGGCCCCGGCCATACGGAAGATCAGGGTCTGATCACCGACCAGTGCCTGATCATGGGATTCGGCATAACTGATGGTCTGTTCATCCTGGCGCCGGTTGTTCAACTCATACCAGAGGTGGCCCATGGGCCAGGTTTCATCCGGAAACTCCTTGACCAGCTTGATCCAGTAATCCGGAACCCCCATGGCCATCCGGTAATCAAACCCGAAGCCGCCCTCTGACACCGGGACCGCCAGGCCCGGCATGCCGCTGATGTCCTCGGCAATGGTGACGGCGTCCGGCCGGACCTCATGGATCACGGTGTTAGCCAGGGTCAGGTAGGCCAGGGCATCCTCATCCACGTTGACGTTGAAGTAATCACCGTAGGAGGTAAAGGCCTTGCCCAGGCCGTGATCCAGATAAAGCATGCTGGTAATGCCGTCGAACCGGAAACCGTCAAAACGGTATTCATCCAGCCAGAAGCGGCAATTGGACAGAAGAAACCGCAGCACCGGCAGCTTGCCGTAATCAAAGCACCGGGAGTCCCAGGCATGATGGGTGCCGCGCGGGCCGTCGTGAAAGTACTGATAGCGGGTTCCGTCAAAGCAGCTCAAGCCTTCCACTTCGTTGTTGACGGCATGGGAATGGATCAGGTCCATGATCACTGACAGGCCGGCGCCGTGGGCGGCGTCGATGAGCGCCTTTAAGTCATCGGGCGTGCCGAACCGGGAAGAGACGGCAAAAAAACTGGAGACATGATAGCCGAAAGAACCGTAATAAGGATGTTCCTGTATGGCCATGAGCTGCAGGGTGTTGTAGCCGGAAGCGGCAATGCGGGGGAGCATTTTTTCGGTAAACTGCCGGAACGTGCCGACTCGGCCCTCTTCCTGGGCCATGCCCGTATGGGCCTCATAAATAAACAGTTGATCGGACCGCCTTGCCGGGCGTTCATGCTGCCAGGAAAAGGCCGGGGGATCCCATACCTGGGCGTTGAAAATCAGGGTTTGCGGGTCCTGAACGACCCGCCGGGCGTAGGCCGGAATCCGGTCGCCGCCGCCGCCGTGCCAGTTGAGATAAATACGGTAAAAATCGCCGTGGCGCATGGCCTCCGCCGGCAGCCGGATCTCCCACACCCCCTCATCATTGATCTGCTCCAGGGCGAACTGTTTTTTCTGGCGCCAGTCGGTCATGCTGCCG from Thermodesulfobacteriota bacterium encodes:
- a CDS encoding tetratricopeptide repeat protein codes for the protein MKTDKSDGTARTILVCAIITVITLMVYWPALNCGFVFDDYPYIIENRHVRTGLTWENIKWAFGFKGLDHWLPVSFVSHMADVQLFGLNPRAHHLVNIIIHILNALLLFFMLRSGTGRTWPSAIAAMLFALHPINVDSVAWVAERKNILSTFFGLSAILAYIRYSRGRRPGNYALVLILFALGIMSKAMLMTLPFLLLLLDYWPLKRFRPGAVTGNFNLILEKIPLIAISIAAFLITSFKLQTQKMFVPAEVVSMPLRVANAIVSYAAYLWKMIWPVNLAVYYPYPEAIPLWKVAAAGLFVISVTVLIVRKRKEKPYLVTGWFWYLGALVPVLGIKQANLWPALADRWAYVPFIGIFIIVAWGSVAFFSRYRLVKSGLIISVTIFAAMGIAAHAQTRHWKSNVTLFGHAINATENNYVACNFLGMSLLRQGNIDDAIRNFEAALAIKPDYPEIRNGLGTALYQRGRIEEALVHYKEAVRLKPRFPEAYNNLGIVLRDQGRPREAVEYFQKAIDQQPDYSEACDNLGLACEMMGRVDEAVEVYKKALAIDSNDPVAHHNIALILAGRGQTDEAIGHYREALRYKPDSAEIHNNLGLALFARGRLDESLTHFQEALKLYPGNPVILSNINRAIVAKSAGKAIPYHDDKPVGQAR
- a CDS encoding adenosine-specific kinase yields the protein MELKTEQLDIPEGCNIIFGQTHFIKTVEDLYEIMAGSVPGARFGIGFCEASGDCLVRLEGNDEALKEAAGKNALKIGAGHTFIIILKDAFPINVLNAIKMCQEVCTIFCATANPVEVVLAQSEQGRGVLGVIDGSSPKGVEKEEGIAWRKDLLRKFKYKL
- a CDS encoding alpha amylase C-terminal domain-containing protein, with translation MSDTLKDNPPHVPARLRPLLKADPHLNLYLPALERRLARVDDVSARLTDGGKARLSDIALGHDYFGLHFQNNEWVFREWAPHAESIFLIGSMTDWRQKKQFALEQINDEGVWEIRLPAEAMRHGDFYRIYLNWHGGGGDRIPAYARRVVQDPQTLIFNAQVWDPPAFSWQHERPARRSDQLFIYEAHTGMAQEEGRVGTFRQFTEKMLPRIAASGYNTLQLMAIQEHPYYGSFGYHVSSFFAVSSRFGTPDDLKALIDAAHGAGLSVIMDLIHSHAVNNEVEGLSCFDGTRYQYFHDGPRGTHHAWDSRCFDYGKLPVLRFLLSNCRFWLDEYRFDGFRFDGITSMLYLDHGLGKAFTSYGDYFNVNVDEDALAYLTLANTVIHEVRPDAVTIAEDISGMPGLAVPVSEGGFGFDYRMAMGVPDYWIKLVKEFPDETWPMGHLWYELNNRRQDEQTISYAESHDQALVGDQTLIFRMAGAAMYDHMHVDDTDLTIDRAMSLHKMIRLITLATAGRGYLNFMGNEFGHPEWIDFPRSGNGWSYRYARRQWSLSDHPDLKYRFLKQFDRDMIALANTFALFADPWPYLLSEHNEDKVLAFRRGGLVFVFNFHPTRSHVDYGVAASPGKYRLILDSDSPLYGGHGRLAPDQEYFTMPADNVSEGAIVSLYLPTRTVIVLRQMDGGASAVPPF
- a CDS encoding fibronectin type III domain-containing protein codes for the protein MTIDYIIDPATCGGHHKTRWQISRNPGFNGLTYNKNTIRSDAFSHQVAPGVLQPNTTYYWRARVWCDSGCKSYYSETFSFTTGAAPNDANNNGIPDDQEIGEETDLDGNGQPDGQGDNFSGVNTVVNNMYVAIETSENITFLQSLNNQDQSILDGMPANMPWGLINFRVETTNPGDTVQITIYFDEKAPNGSVLYKYDPVEGWIDYSEHAAFAPNMKSVIIEIQDGGFGDLDGVANGVIVDPCGIGTNSKGGGGGGGSCFLDTISENP